The DNA sequence CGAGCCCGGCGAGCAGGACACGTGGGTGACCGTCGAGCAGTTCGAGCAGGTGCTCGACGCGGTGGCCGGCCGCCCGGACGTCCGCCTCACCTTCGACGACGGCAACGCCTCCGACGTGGAGATCGCGCTGCCCCGGCTGCGTGAGCGCGGCCTCGTCGCCGAGTTCTTCGTGCTCGCCGGACGCCTCGGCGAGCCGGGCCGGCTCGACGCCGACGGCGTGCGGGAGCTGGTCGCGGCGGGCATGACCGTCGGCTCGCACGGCTGGGCCCACCGGGACTGGCGGCGGCTCGACGCGAGGGAGGCGGGCGAGGAGCTCGGCGAGGCCCACCGGGTGCTGAGCGAGCTGACCGGCCGGCCGGTGACCCGGGTGGCGATCCCGTTCGGGTCGTACGACCGGCACGTGCTGCGGCGGCTGCGCCTGGCGGGCGTGACCCGCGCCTACACCAGCGACGGCGGCCGCGCCCGGCCCGACGCCTGGCTGCAGGCCCGCACCAGCCTGCGGCACGACCTCGACGCCGCCTGGACGCGCCGGGTGCTCGACGGGCGCCCCTCACCGCTCGCCCGCGCGCGCTCGTTCGCGGCCCGCACCGTGAAACGGCTGCGCGGCTGAGCGGCGGCGGGCGGCCCGCTCCCCCGGCGCCGCCCGGCGACCCCCACCCGACCCCCGCGCCCCGAATCGACCCCCGATCCCGAACGGGCCGAGAGCGAGGGAGCATGCCCGAATTCCCCCCACGGACGGTCACGTGATGTCGCACGATCCGTGTCCCGAGCCCCGCGTCGCCGTCGTGATCGTCACCTACAACAGCGCCGACGTGCTCGGCGGCTGCCTCGCGTCGCTCCCCGACGGCGCCGCGGGCGTACGGCTCGCCGCCGTGGTCGTCGCGGACAACGCCTCCGCCGACGACTCGGTGAAGATCGCCGCCGGTGCCGCGGGCGCGCTGCCGGTGCGCGTGGTCCAGGTCGGCCGCAACGCCGGGTACGCGGCGGCGGTGAACGCCGGCGTCGCCGCGCTCGACCTCGACGATCTCGACGCGGTGCTCGTGCTCAACCCGGACTGCCGGCTGCGGCCGGGCTGCCTCGCCCGGCTCGCCGCGGCGCTGCGCGGCCGGGTCGGCATCGCCGTACCGAAGCTGGTCAACCCCGACGGCAGCCTGCAGCCGTCGCTGCGCCGCATGCCCACGGTGGGGCGGGCGTTCGCCGAGGCGGTGATCGGCGGCAACCTCGCCGGGCGCATCGCCGGGCTCGGCGAACTCGTCACCGACCCGCGGGAGTACGAGCGGCCCGGCCCGGCCGTGTGGGCGACCGGCGCGGCGATGCTCGTGTCCACCCGGGTGATCCGCGACATCGGCGACTGGGACGAGTCGTTCCTGCTCTACAGCGAGGAGACCGAGTACGCGCTGCGGGCCGCGGACCACGGCTGGACGCTCTGGTACGAGCCCGCGGCGGTGGTGGAGCACATCGGCGGCGACTCCGGGGTCAACCCGCGGCTCGCCTCGCTGCTCGTGGTGAACAAGGTGCGGCTGTACCGGCGGCGGCACGGGCGGGTGGCCTCGGCCGCCTACTTCCTCGCGGTCGCGCTCGGCGAGGCGCTGCGCGCGCTCGCGGGCCGCCGCACGTCCCGGGCGTCGTTCGCCGCGCTCGTCCTGCCGTCCCGCCGCGTCCGCTCGCTCGCGGGGTGACCCGCGCGATCCCCAGGAGGTGACGATGACCAGCCCATCGCGCGGGGAGGCCGCCCCGCCCGGCGCCGCGCCCGCCGGGTACGGCGCGGCGGACGGCGCCGGGCCGCCGGAGCGCGCCGCGGCCGGTGCGCCGGCCGGCCACGGGCGCGACGGCCCGGCCGAGGCCGGGCTGCCCGGTCCCCCGGTGACCTGGCGGACGGTCCCGTTCGACGCGCTCGGCGGCGAGGAGCTCGACGCCTGGCACCGGCTGCGGGCGGCGAACCCGATACTCGACAGCCCGTACTTCCACCCCGGCTTCGCCGCCGCGGTGCACGCGACCGGCCGCCCGGTGCAGGTCGTGGTCGGCCGGGACCGCGACGGCCGGGTGTGCGCGCTGCTGCCGTGCCACCGGGAGCGGTCGCTGCTGCGGCCCGCCGGGTGGCCCGGCGCCGACTTCCAGGGGCCGGTGGTCGCGCCCGGGGCCGAGTTCCCGCCGCTGCGGCTGCTCGGCGGCGGGGTGCGCGCCTTCGCGTTCGACCACCTGCTCGACGGCCACCCCGGCTTCGAGCCGTACGTGGAGTCCCGCCGTGTCTCGCCGTACCTGGACGTGTCCGGCGGCCTTACCGGCTACCTCGGCCGGGCCTCGCGCAGCGGCCGGGACAACATGGCGCAGGCCCGCCGCCGGACGGCGAAGGCGGAGCGGCTGCACGGGCCGGTGCGGTTCGTCGCCGCGTCGCTCGACGAGGCGTGCCTGGAGCGGCTGATCGAGCTGAAGCGGCGGCAGTACGCGGCGACCGGGGTGCGCGACCACTTCGCCGACCCCCGGCACGTGGCCCTGCTGGCCCGGCTGCTGCACACCCGGGACGGCTCGTTCGGCGGGGTGCTGTCCACGCTGCACGCCGGACCGCACCTGATCGCCGCGCACTTCGGCATCCGCGCGGAGAAGGTGCTGCACTGGTGGTTCCCCGCCTACGACCCCGCGTTCGGCGCGCTCGCCCCCGGCTGGATCCTGCTGCGCGAGCTCGTCGCCGCCGCCCCCGCCCTCGGCATCGAGCGCATCGACCTCGGCCGGGGCGAGGACGAGTACAAGCGCCGGGCGAAGACCGGTGAAACGTGGGTGTGCCAGGGCCTCGTCACGAGGAACCCGGCCCGGCGGGCGCTGCGCAGGGCCCGCAACTCAGTGATCTCGGCCGCGAAGTCGTCCGCCTTCGGCCCGCGATTACGCGGTGCCGTACGCCGGCTTCGCGCCCTCACCCGGTGACCGACGGAGGCGATCCCATCCCATGAGAATCAGCGTGTTCGGTCTCGGCTACGTCGGCTGCGTCTCGGCGGCCTGCCTCGCGTCCCGCGGGCACGAGGTGATCGGCGTCGACGTCAACCCGGTCAAGGTCGAGATGATCAACCGGGGGCAGGCGCCGCTGGTCGAGGAGCGCATCGGCGAGCTCACCGCCCAGGTGGTCGCCGAGGGCGCGCTGCGGGCCACCATGGACGCGGCCGAGGCGATCACGGCGACCGAGGTGTCCCTGGTGTGCGTCGGCACCCCCTCGGCGCCGAACGGCAGCCTGTCCACGACGTACCTGGAGCGCGTCTCCGAACAGATCGGCACCGCGCTCGGCGAGCGGGCCCGCGCCCGGGACGGCACGAAACCCCGGCGGCACACCGTGGTGTTCCGCAGCACCATGCTGCCCGGCACCTGCACCGGCCTGCTCGTGCCGATCCTCGAGCGGTCCTCCGGGCTCGTCGCCGGGATCGACTTCGGGGTCGCGGTGAACCCCGAGTACCTGCGCGAGGGCAGCAGCGTCCGGGACTTCTTCGACCCGCCGAAGACCGTGATCGGCGAGTACGACCCGGCGAGCGGCGACGTGGTCGAGGCGCTGTACGCGGGCCTGCCCGGCCAGGTGTTCCGGGTGCCGATCGCGGTCGCCGAGCTGTCGAAGTACGCCGACAACGCCTTCCACGGGTTGAAGATCGCGTTCGCCAACGAGCTCGGCGCGATCAGCCAGGCGTTCCACATCGACTCGCACCGGGTGATGGACGTCTTCCTCGCCGACCGCAAGCTCAACATCAGCCCGGCGTACCTGCGGCCGGGGTTCGCGTTCGGCGGCTCCTGCCTGCCCAAGGACCTGCGCGGGCTGGTGTACGCGGCGCAGCGGGCGGACGTGTCGGTGCCGCTGCTCGCGAACGTGCTGCCGTCGAACGAGGAGCACCTGCGGCGCGCGTTCAGCCTGGTCACCGCGAGCGGGCGGCGCAAGATCGGGCTGTTCGGCCTGTCGTTCAAGCCGGGCACCGACGACCTGCGGGAGAGCCCGCTCGTCGAGCTCGCCGAGCGCCTCCTCGGCAAGGGGTACGACCTGCGCATCTACGACGCCGGGGTGACGCTGTCCCGGCTGATCGGCGCGAACCGCGAGTACATCGAGAGCCGCCTCCCCCACCTCGGCGAGCTGCTCACCAGCGACGCCGACGCGGTGCTCGAGCACGCCGAGGTGTGCGTGATCGGCTGCGCGGACGACGCCGTGCTCGCCGCCCTCGAACGCGCGGGCGACCGCATCATCGTCGACCTTGTCCGCCTCCCCGACGCGGAGACGCGCCGGGCCGACCCGGGATACGTGGGCATTGGCTGGTAACCCGACCCCCGACCGCATCGAACCGCCCGCCGACGGCACGCCGCGGCGCAGGCGGGCGCTGATCCTCGTGGAGAACCTGTCGGTGCCGTTCGACCGGCGGGTCTGGCAGGAGAGCACGGCGCTGCGGGACAACGGCTGGGAGGTGCACGTCATCTGTCCCAAGGGGACGAAGCGGGACACCGAGTCGTACATGCTGCTCGACGGCGTGCACATCCACCGGTACCCGCTCCGGCCCGCGACCGGCGGGCCGCTCGGCTACGTGCGCGAGTACGGCCTGGCGCTGTGGCACACCCTGCGGCTCGCCCGCCGGGTCGGGCCGGTCGACGTGGTGCACGCCTGCAACCCGCCGGACCTGCTGTTCTTGATCGCGCGGCGGCTGCAGCGGCGGGGCGCGCGGTTCGTGTACGACCAGCACGACCTCGTGCCCGAGCTCTACCTGTCCCGGTTCGGGCGCGGCCAGGACCTGCTCTACCGGGCGGTGTGCCTGCTGGAGCGGCTCACCTACCGGGCCGCCGACGTGGTGATCGCCACCAACGAGAGCTACCGCCAGGCCGCGGTGCTGCGCGGCGGCAAGCGGCCCGAGGACGTGTTCGTGGTGCGCAGCGCGCCCGCGGTCGAGCGGTTCCGTCAGGTGCCGCCCGAGCCGGAGCTGAAGAAGGGCAAGCCGCACCTGCTCTGCTACCTCGGCGTGATGGGCCCGCAGGACGGGGTGGACTACGCGCTGCGGGCGCTCGCCCGGCTGCGGGACGAGCTGGGCCGTACCGACTGGCACGCGGTCTTCATCGGGGCCGGGGACACCTTCGACGCGATGACGGCGCTCGCCCGCGAGCTCGGCCTCGGCGACCTGGTCGAGTTCACCGGGCGCATCCCGGACGCGGACCTGCTGCGCTACCTGTCCACCGCCGACGTGTGCCTCTCGCCGGACCCGAGCAATCCGCTCAACGACGTGTCCACGATGAACAAGGTGCTGGAGTACATGGCGATGGGCCGGCCGATCGTCTCGTTCGACCTGAAGGAGGCGCGGGTGTCGGCCGGGGACGCGGCCGTGTACGCGCCCGCGAACGACGAGGGCGAGTTCGCCAAGCTCATCGCCCGGCTGCTCGACGACCCGGAGGAGCGCCGGGTGATGGGCGAGATCGGGCTCGCCCGGGTGACCGGGCCGCTGAGCTGGGAGCGGTCGGTCACCCACCTGCTGGCGGCGTACGAGGCGGCGTACGCGAAGCCGCCGAGGAGGGGCCGGCGGGCCCGTGGCTGACCCGGGTGCTCGCGTCCGTGCCCCAGGCGACCGCGGCGCCGCGGCGCGACCGCACCGCGGTGAGCGCCCGGTCGAGCAGCTGCACCGCGAGGTAGCAGGCGGCGTCGAGCACGCCGACCTCGCGGCGCCGTACCACGGCGAGCAGGTCGGCCAGGCGCAGCCGCGGCTCCCGGAACGGCAGGCCGAGCGCGTCGAGCTGCCGGTTGCCGAGCCGTACCCGGACCCGGCGGCGCAGGTGGGCCCGCACGGTGCGGGCGGGGCGGACCAGCGAGCGGGCCTCACCCACCACGGCCCGCTCGTGCGGGGCGAAGCTGCGGTGCACCCAGCCGTCGTCGGAGATCACGTCGTCCGGGATGGGGAAGGCGCGGGCGTGGCCCTCGGCGGTGAGCACGTAGACGCCCACCCCGGCGAGCGCGCGGTGCGGCGCGACGAGCCGGTCGTGCACCCGGTGCATGCGGCGGGCGACCGGGCCGACGCCGGTCAGGTCGAGCTCGGGGACCGGGGCGCAGGCGAGCACGCCGGGCCGCGCGCAGGCCGCCACGAGGGCGCGCACCGCGTCGGCGGTGAGCTCCACGTCGGCGTCGAGGTAGACGCGGGGGAACACGTCGCCGCAGTGCTCGTCGCCGAGCCGCAGCGCGTGCGGCTTGCCCGGGACGTCGGTCTCCACGACGAGCACGCCGCCCGTGCCGGGCGGCGGGGTGGCCGGGGCGTACCGGGCCGCGGCCTTGCGCGCCTCCTCCGCGGTGCGGTCGGTGCACGCGTTGGGCACCACCACGACGTGGAGCTCGCCGGGGGCCGTGCCGGCGAGCAGGCGCCGCAGGGTGCGGCCGATCACGGCCTCCTCGTTGTGCGCGGGCACGACGACGGCGGCGATCGGCTGGCTCACCGGTGCTCCTCCTGGGGGCGAGAGGTCGGCCGGGTACGGCACCGCGCGCGCGTGGCCGTACGGGCGGATTCGGGGGACACGGGCGCGGCGGCGCGGGCGGACACGCGGGTCTCCGGGGCGCGGTCCTCGCCGCCGGGCACCGGACACACTACCGTTTCGCTGCGTACACCGTTTGGCTTCCGCGCCACCTTCCCGAGTTTTCCCGATTTATTCCGTCATTCACTTCCAATAGTGCGACTCGTGGTTTAGGGAGAAATCGTGAGAGTCGAACGGACCCCGCTCGAGGGCGTGCTGCTGTTCGTCCCGACGCCGCACCATGACGACCGTGGGCTGTTCACCCGCACGTTCGACACGGCGCTCGCCGAGAAGCTGGGGCTGGAGCCGTTCGTGCAGGACAGCCAGTCCCGGTCGCGCCGGGGGGTGATCCGCGGCATGCACGGGCGGACCGGCCGGGGCGAGGCGAAGCTGGTGCGGTGCGCGCGGGGGGCGGTGTACGACGTGGTGGTGGACGCGCGGCCGGACTCGCCGACGTTCGGGCAGCGGTTTTCGGTCGTGCTGGATGACGAGAAATTCCTGTCACTTTATGTGCCGCCGGGCATGCTGCACGGTTTTCAGGCGCTCAGCGAGGAGGCGGACGTGTGCTACCGCATCGACCGGCCGCACGACCCCGCCGAGGACGTCACGGTCCGGTACGACGATCCGGAGCTCGCGATCCCGTGGCCGCTCCCGGTCACCGTGGTGAGCGAGCGGGACCGCACCGCGGGGAGCTGGGCGGAGCTGCGGGCACGGCTCGTCGGCGAGCCGTACCCGGCGGGGTGAGCGGGGCCGGTGATGGCGAGACGCGCGTCGATCCTCGCGTTCCTGCTCGCGGTGGCCATGGTCGCGGCCTGCCAGCCGGGGGCGGGCGAGGCCGGTCCCACCGCCACGCCGGACGGCACGGCGACCGCGACCGCGAGCGGCACCCCCACGCCGGAGCCGCGGGCCGAGCACCCGACGCCGGAGACCACCGGGGTGCCGCCGGGCACGAAGCTCACCCGGCTCCGGTCGAACTACGAGGGCATCTACCGGGTGGACAAGCCGGGCACCGTGCTCGACGGGGTGCACATCACCACCGACCTGCTCATCGTCGCCGACGACGTGGTGATCCAGAACAGCCGCATCGACGGGGGCGTGCTCGGCTACTACGACGGCCGGGCGTACTCGTTCACCATCCGGGACTCGATCGTCGGCCCGCCGAAGGGCTGCCTCACCGCGCCCGGCATCGGGTCGGCACGGTACACGGCGGAGCGGGTGCACGTGCGCGGGCACGGGGACGGGTTCAACGCGTCGGGTGACGACATCGTGATCCGGGACTCCTACGTCAAGCTCTGCTCCAACCCCGGCGACCACTCCGACGGCATCCAGACCTACAAGACCGGCAAGGGCCTCATCTTCGACCACAACACCGTCGACCAGCGCTTCGCCAAGGACATCACCGCCCCGATCTTCATCACCGACGAGCAGGCCGAGGACGTGATCGTGTCGCGGAACCTCGTCATGGGCGGCACCTACTCGATCCAGGTGCGCAACGTGAAGGGCACGGCGATCGTGCGGGACAACGCCCTGGTGGACAAGTCCTGGGTGTACGGCCCGGTCGACACCGACTGCGCCAACGTGGTCTGGGAGGGGAACACGCTCGTGACGATCGACGACAAATACCGCATAACGTCGACCGTCGGCCCACTCGAATGCGAGGGATAAGGAAAAAGACCGACATTTGAATATGCGGGCATAGAAACCCGAAATTATCGTTCTGCCGGTCCGGTCACCCGGTCCGGCCAGGGCAAACGCGGGAATGGCCGGTTCCGGAAAACGACGCGTCATCCCCGGGTGAAACGGGGATACCGCATCCGCGGCGCGCGCCGGTCGGGGCGCGGTCGAACGCGTGATCACGGAGGTCGGACGATGTCGCCAGGACACCGGCACGGCGACGGCGGCGGAGAACCATGGGCGGGCGTCCGGCGCTCCCGGCACCGCCGCCAACCGGGGACGTGGCTCGTCGTGGGCCTCGTGGCGGCGGCCCTGGCGGGCGTCGTGCTCGCCGCCCTCCTGATCACCGGCACGTCGCCGGCCGCCCACCGCGACGCCGGGCCGTACGCGGCCGTCACCTCGCCGCCCGGGCCGGGCGACGCGTCGCCCACCCCGGCCGAGCCGGTCCCGAGCCGGGAGGAGACGGCCACCGAGGCGGCGGAGACTCCGGCGGCCACGCCCGCATCCGTCACGTCCACGGAACAGCCGGTACCGCCGACGCCGGCCCCGTCGCGCCGTAAATGCCCTGGCCATCCGACGCCCGCCTGCACCGGCGTGCCCCCGGGGACCCGGCTCACCACGCTCCCGCTCAACGTCGACGGGGCGGCGTACGAGGTGACCGAGCCGGGCACCGTGCTCGACGGCGTGCACATCCCCGGCGACCTGCTCATCCGGGCCGACGGCGTGGTGATCCGCAACAGCCGGATCGACGGCGGCGTGTCGAACGAGTACCGGCTGCGGCGCTACTCGTTCACGATCACCGACTCCACGGTGGGCCCGGCCACGGGCTGCCTCACCGCGCCTGGGATCGGCGAGGCGCGGTTCACCGCCCTGCGGGTGCACGTGCGCGGGCACGGCGACGGCTTCCACGCCTCGGGCGACGACATCGTCATCCGGGACTCGTACGTCAAGCTCTGCTCCAACCCCGGCGACCACTCCGACGGCATCCAGACCTACAAGACCGGCAAGGGCCTCATCTTCGACCACAACACCGTCGACCAGCGCTACGCCAAGGACATCACCGCCCCGATCTTCATCACCGACGAGGGGGCCGAGGACGTGATCGTCACCCGCAACCTCGTCATGGGCGGCACCTACTCGATCCAGGTGAAGAACGTCTCCGGCCGGGCGGTGGTCCGCGACAACCGGCTGGTGGACGGCTCCTGGGTGTACGGCCCGGTGGAGGCCGACTGCGCCACCATCGAGTGGTCCGGTAACACCTTGGTCACGATCGACGAGGACTACCGCATCACCCGGAC is a window from the Thermopolyspora flexuosa genome containing:
- a CDS encoding glycosyltransferase family 4 protein, with product MAGNPTPDRIEPPADGTPRRRRALILVENLSVPFDRRVWQESTALRDNGWEVHVICPKGTKRDTESYMLLDGVHIHRYPLRPATGGPLGYVREYGLALWHTLRLARRVGPVDVVHACNPPDLLFLIARRLQRRGARFVYDQHDLVPELYLSRFGRGQDLLYRAVCLLERLTYRAADVVIATNESYRQAAVLRGGKRPEDVFVVRSAPAVERFRQVPPEPELKKGKPHLLCYLGVMGPQDGVDYALRALARLRDELGRTDWHAVFIGAGDTFDAMTALARELGLGDLVEFTGRIPDADLLRYLSTADVCLSPDPSNPLNDVSTMNKVLEYMAMGRPIVSFDLKEARVSAGDAAVYAPANDEGEFAKLIARLLDDPEERRVMGEIGLARVTGPLSWERSVTHLLAAYEAAYAKPPRRGRRARG
- a CDS encoding nucleotide sugar dehydrogenase; this encodes MRISVFGLGYVGCVSAACLASRGHEVIGVDVNPVKVEMINRGQAPLVEERIGELTAQVVAEGALRATMDAAEAITATEVSLVCVGTPSAPNGSLSTTYLERVSEQIGTALGERARARDGTKPRRHTVVFRSTMLPGTCTGLLVPILERSSGLVAGIDFGVAVNPEYLREGSSVRDFFDPPKTVIGEYDPASGDVVEALYAGLPGQVFRVPIAVAELSKYADNAFHGLKIAFANELGAISQAFHIDSHRVMDVFLADRKLNISPAYLRPGFAFGGSCLPKDLRGLVYAAQRADVSVPLLANVLPSNEEHLRRAFSLVTASGRRKIGLFGLSFKPGTDDLRESPLVELAERLLGKGYDLRIYDAGVTLSRLIGANREYIESRLPHLGELLTSDADAVLEHAEVCVIGCADDAVLAALERAGDRIIVDLVRLPDAETRRADPGYVGIGW
- a CDS encoding glycosyltransferase family 2 protein, whose translation is MSHDPCPEPRVAVVIVTYNSADVLGGCLASLPDGAAGVRLAAVVVADNASADDSVKIAAGAAGALPVRVVQVGRNAGYAAAVNAGVAALDLDDLDAVLVLNPDCRLRPGCLARLAAALRGRVGIAVPKLVNPDGSLQPSLRRMPTVGRAFAEAVIGGNLAGRIAGLGELVTDPREYERPGPAVWATGAAMLVSTRVIRDIGDWDESFLLYSEETEYALRAADHGWTLWYEPAAVVEHIGGDSGVNPRLASLLVVNKVRLYRRRHGRVASAAYFLAVALGEALRALAGRRTSRASFAALVLPSRRVRSLAG
- a CDS encoding GNAT family N-acetyltransferase, with the protein product MTSPSRGEAAPPGAAPAGYGAADGAGPPERAAAGAPAGHGRDGPAEAGLPGPPVTWRTVPFDALGGEELDAWHRLRAANPILDSPYFHPGFAAAVHATGRPVQVVVGRDRDGRVCALLPCHRERSLLRPAGWPGADFQGPVVAPGAEFPPLRLLGGGVRAFAFDHLLDGHPGFEPYVESRRVSPYLDVSGGLTGYLGRASRSGRDNMAQARRRTAKAERLHGPVRFVAASLDEACLERLIELKRRQYAATGVRDHFADPRHVALLARLLHTRDGSFGGVLSTLHAGPHLIAAHFGIRAEKVLHWWFPAYDPAFGALAPGWILLRELVAAAPALGIERIDLGRGEDEYKRRAKTGETWVCQGLVTRNPARRALRRARNSVISAAKSSAFGPRLRGAVRRLRALTR
- a CDS encoding glycosyltransferase, with amino-acid sequence MSQPIAAVVVPAHNEEAVIGRTLRRLLAGTAPGELHVVVVPNACTDRTAEEARKAAARYAPATPPPGTGGVLVVETDVPGKPHALRLGDEHCGDVFPRVYLDADVELTADAVRALVAACARPGVLACAPVPELDLTGVGPVARRMHRVHDRLVAPHRALAGVGVYVLTAEGHARAFPIPDDVISDDGWVHRSFAPHERAVVGEARSLVRPARTVRAHLRRRVRVRLGNRQLDALGLPFREPRLRLADLLAVVRRREVGVLDAACYLAVQLLDRALTAVRSRRGAAVAWGTDASTRVSHGPAGPSSAASRTPPRTPPAGG
- a CDS encoding polysaccharide deacetylase family protein, producing the protein MNLTVHGIGPPSRPFEPGEQDTWVTVEQFEQVLDAVAGRPDVRLTFDDGNASDVEIALPRLRERGLVAEFFVLAGRLGEPGRLDADGVRELVAAGMTVGSHGWAHRDWRRLDAREAGEELGEAHRVLSELTGRPVTRVAIPFGSYDRHVLRRLRLAGVTRAYTSDGGRARPDAWLQARTSLRHDLDAAWTRRVLDGRPSPLARARSFAARTVKRLRG
- the rfbC gene encoding dTDP-4-dehydrorhamnose 3,5-epimerase, which codes for MRVERTPLEGVLLFVPTPHHDDRGLFTRTFDTALAEKLGLEPFVQDSQSRSRRGVIRGMHGRTGRGEAKLVRCARGAVYDVVVDARPDSPTFGQRFSVVLDDEKFLSLYVPPGMLHGFQALSEEADVCYRIDRPHDPAEDVTVRYDDPELAIPWPLPVTVVSERDRTAGSWAELRARLVGEPYPAG